One genomic segment of Roseovarius carneus includes these proteins:
- a CDS encoding sulfite oxidase: MAKDDFTKIEAVSGENGQIEAGDKGGVSRPDRRKFLQNTSLASIAAIVGTSIPFGANLPHGFVPAATAQDNPLAGKDGLTLLNDRPVNAETPPENLDDAITPTERHFIRNNGLLPDDMDASTWTLTIDGFTDTPMELTIADLREQFEVVTRALALECGGNGRAFFDPPAKGNQWTYGAIACSEWTGVRLKDVLEKAGVQSNVVYTAHYGADIHLSGDPEKSPLSRGLPIDKALTDNILIAFEMNGEALHPMNGAPLRLVVPGWPGSCSQKWLTRIELRDVVHDGAKMTGTSYKVPAYPVEPGQDIPEEDWVIMERMPVKSLVTFPANGTDLAEMGTEVRGHAWAGDRSITKVELSKDFGKTWMDAELDAPVNDGAWQNWRANVTFPQAGYYEVWARAIDSEGEMQPFAIDWNAKGYLNNTMHRVGLRVG, from the coding sequence ATGGCGAAAGACGACTTTACAAAGATCGAGGCCGTTTCGGGAGAAAACGGTCAAATCGAGGCTGGCGACAAGGGTGGAGTGTCCCGCCCGGACCGACGCAAATTCCTGCAAAACACTTCTCTGGCGTCTATCGCCGCAATCGTTGGCACGTCCATTCCGTTTGGGGCCAACTTGCCCCACGGCTTTGTGCCCGCAGCCACCGCACAGGACAATCCGCTTGCGGGCAAGGACGGGCTTACGCTGCTCAATGACCGTCCGGTCAATGCCGAAACACCGCCCGAAAATCTGGACGATGCGATTACGCCCACGGAGCGGCACTTCATCCGCAACAACGGCCTTCTGCCCGATGATATGGACGCCTCCACATGGACGCTGACCATCGACGGGTTCACCGACACTCCGATGGAGCTGACCATCGCCGATTTGCGCGAGCAATTCGAAGTGGTCACCCGTGCGCTGGCGCTGGAATGTGGTGGCAACGGGCGTGCGTTCTTCGATCCGCCCGCCAAGGGCAATCAATGGACCTATGGCGCGATTGCCTGCTCGGAATGGACGGGTGTGCGCCTCAAGGACGTGCTGGAGAAGGCGGGCGTGCAATCGAACGTGGTCTACACGGCGCATTATGGCGCGGATATCCACCTGTCTGGCGATCCGGAGAAAAGCCCGCTGTCGCGCGGCCTGCCCATCGACAAGGCGCTGACCGATAACATCCTCATCGCATTCGAGATGAACGGCGAGGCGCTTCACCCGATGAACGGCGCCCCCTTGCGTTTGGTGGTGCCGGGATGGCCGGGCTCATGCTCGCAAAAATGGCTGACCCGGATCGAGCTGCGCGATGTGGTGCATGATGGGGCCAAGATGACCGGCACATCCTACAAGGTGCCTGCCTATCCGGTGGAGCCGGGGCAGGATATCCCGGAAGAGGATTGGGTGATCATGGAGCGGATGCCCGTGAAATCGCTTGTGACCTTCCCGGCCAATGGCACCGACCTTGCGGAAATGGGCACGGAAGTGCGCGGCCATGCGTGGGCCGGGGACCGCTCTATTACCAAGGTCGAGCTGTCGAAGGATTTCGGCAAGACATGGATGGATGCGGAGCTTGATGCGCCCGTCAATGACGGTGCCTGGCAGAATTGGCGTGCGAACGTGACCTTCCCGCAAGCGGGGTATTACGAGGTCTGGGCGCGCGCAATCGACAGCGAGGGCGAGATGCAGCCCTTCGCGATTGATTGGAACGCCAAGGGTTATCTCAACAATACCATGCACCGGGTTGGTCTGCGCGTCGGGTAA
- a CDS encoding lipocalin-like domain-containing protein: MNVRLAAILLLLPFSAQSQGFSGLGTEAGADFAVPAPNPSFSFPADHGPHPDYRIEWWYLTANLSGPDGTPYGLQWTLFRTALAPGEAEGWASPQIWFAHAAVTTPEAHFATERFARGGIGQAGAEAAPFRAWIDEWSLEGPDFDTLSLRAGGAEFAYDMDLTAQGPLVFHGDKGFSVKSSEGQASYYYSQPFYDISGTLTLPSGDIDVTGAGWLDREWSSQPLSERQSGWDWFSLSFEDGAKMMGFQLRQTDDADFSAATWIAPDGTTTAFPDGAFAATPLETTQVAGREVPTTWQVRLPERGVDVRVEALNPSAWMDLAIPYWEGPVAITGSHTGRGYLEMTGYD, translated from the coding sequence ATGAACGTTAGACTGGCCGCTATCCTTTTGCTTTTGCCCTTTTCGGCGCAGTCCCAAGGATTCTCTGGCCTCGGCACCGAGGCTGGCGCGGATTTTGCCGTGCCCGCGCCGAACCCGTCCTTCAGCTTTCCTGCGGATCACGGACCCCATCCCGATTACCGCATCGAATGGTGGTATCTCACCGCCAATCTCAGCGGCCCGGATGGCACGCCTTACGGGTTGCAATGGACGCTTTTTCGCACCGCGCTCGCACCGGGGGAGGCCGAGGGCTGGGCCTCGCCGCAGATCTGGTTCGCCCATGCCGCCGTCACCACGCCCGAGGCGCATTTTGCGACCGAACGTTTCGCGCGCGGCGGGATTGGGCAGGCGGGGGCCGAGGCCGCGCCGTTTCGCGCATGGATCGACGAGTGGTCGCTGGAGGGCCCGGATTTCGACACGCTCTCGCTGCGTGCGGGCGGTGCGGAGTTTGCCTATGACATGGACTTAACCGCCCAAGGCCCTCTTGTTTTCCATGGCGACAAGGGCTTTTCGGTCAAATCCAGCGAAGGGCAGGCGAGTTATTACTACTCGCAGCCCTTTTATGACATTTCAGGCACGTTGACTTTGCCCTCAGGCGATATTGACGTCACGGGGGCTGGGTGGCTCGACCGTGAATGGTCGTCGCAGCCTTTGTCGGAGCGGCAATCAGGCTGGGACTGGTTCTCGCTGTCTTTTGAGGATGGGGCGAAGATGATGGGCTTTCAACTCAGACAAACAGATGACGCCGATTTCAGCGCCGCCACATGGATCGCACCAGATGGTACGACAACGGCTTTTCCGGACGGGGCCTTCGCTGCGACACCGCTTGAGACAACCCAAGTCGCGGGGCGCGAGGTGCCCACCACATGGCAGGTCCGCCTGCCCGAGCGTGGCGTGGATGTGAGGGTAGAGGCGCTCAACCCCAGCGCCTGGATGGACCTCGCGATCCCCTATTGGGAGGGGCCTGTGGCCATCACGGGCAGCCATACGGGGCGCGGATACCTTGAGATGACCGGGTATGACTAA
- a CDS encoding ABC transporter permease yields MIRVCLRALLSHWVRNPVQLFAYLAGLALATALWSGVEAINSEARASYDAAATTLGEGQYDQIIPRQGGSIGQETYLALRGAGWIVSPVIDVERGDVRLVGIDPLTSPTGLGAVAALDEAVSFGQSGRLFANAETAARLRQMDGIGNEITVDAGIAPGVAIGDVGAVQALLGRTDLTRLIVLPEQPLLQVPLAEVAPDLIVQPSQQVADVAQLTDSFHLNLRAFGLLSFAVGLFIVHSTIGLAFEQRRGMIRTLRSLGVPLRTLIVLITAEMLVLAAFGAALGIVLGYLIAALLIPDVAATLEGLYGAQISGTLQLRSEWWLSGFLLAMLGAAVALAGRIWQIARMPLLASVRPRAWVMAGAGRFRAQTWVAIALLSAAGILALLGDGLIAGFALLGCLLIGAALVLPALAAWALSWMERRAHAPVAAWFWADTRQQLPGLSLALMALLLAVSANIGVSTMVSSFRLTFTGFLDQRLAPELFIRVESAAQSAALDSYFAAQRIEALPLMSRPAQIEGQPTRLYGVRVGPTYRENWAFLDESPDVWDRVAAGEAVVVNEQLARRGDLWVGDTVQVTPDLRLPIGAVVGDYGNPQGQVIVSDAVFSMLHPKVYAAQFGIRTQDADALRREIEEELGIPQSAFINQAAIKAMSLEVFERTFTVTAALNVLTLGVAGFAILMSLLTLADLRVPQLAPVWAMGLTRRKLGQLELVRAMALTVVVFVCAIPVGLALAWVLLSIVNVEAFGWQLPMFLFPFDYLWLGLYALIAAGLAAAWPALRLMCTPPSMLLKVFANER; encoded by the coding sequence GTGATCCGCGTCTGCCTGCGCGCACTTCTGTCCCATTGGGTGCGCAATCCGGTTCAGCTCTTCGCCTACCTTGCAGGGCTCGCGCTCGCCACGGCGCTTTGGTCGGGGGTGGAGGCGATCAACTCGGAGGCGCGCGCGAGCTATGATGCCGCCGCCACGACCCTTGGGGAGGGGCAGTATGATCAGATCATTCCCCGGCAGGGCGGCAGCATCGGACAGGAGACTTATCTGGCGCTGCGCGGCGCGGGCTGGATTGTCTCGCCCGTCATAGATGTGGAGCGCGGCGATGTGCGGCTGGTGGGGATTGATCCGCTGACCTCGCCCACGGGGCTTGGGGCGGTGGCGGCGCTCGATGAGGCGGTGAGTTTTGGCCAGTCGGGGCGGCTCTTTGCGAATGCCGAGACGGCAGCGCGACTTCGGCAGATGGACGGGATTGGTAATGAGATCACCGTCGATGCAGGTATCGCGCCGGGGGTGGCCATCGGGGATGTCGGTGCGGTGCAGGCGCTTTTGGGGCGCACGGATTTGACCCGGCTCATTGTGTTGCCCGAACAGCCGCTCTTGCAGGTGCCCCTCGCAGAGGTCGCACCAGACCTCATCGTGCAGCCCTCACAACAAGTGGCCGATGTCGCGCAGCTGACCGACAGTTTCCACCTTAACCTGCGCGCCTTTGGCCTGCTGAGCTTTGCCGTGGGCCTTTTCATCGTGCACAGCACCATTGGGCTGGCCTTTGAGCAGCGGCGCGGCATGATCCGCACGCTGCGCTCGCTTGGCGTGCCTTTGCGGACACTCATTGTGCTCATTACCGCCGAGATGCTGGTGCTTGCGGCCTTTGGGGCCGCCCTTGGCATCGTGCTGGGCTATCTGATTGCGGCGCTCTTGATCCCGGATGTGGCCGCCACGCTTGAGGGGCTTTACGGCGCACAGATCTCCGGCACGCTGCAATTGCGGTCCGAATGGTGGCTGTCGGGGTTCTTGCTGGCGATGCTCGGGGCGGCGGTGGCGCTTGCCGGGCGCATCTGGCAGATCGCGCGCATGCCGCTTCTGGCCTCGGTGCGCCCGCGCGCCTGGGTCATGGCCGGGGCCGGGCGGTTTCGCGCGCAAACATGGGTGGCCATCGCGCTCTTGTCAGCGGCGGGAATTTTAGCGCTTCTGGGCGATGGGCTGATCGCGGGGTTTGCCCTTTTGGGGTGTCTGCTCATCGGGGCGGCACTGGTCCTGCCCGCGCTGGCGGCGTGGGCGCTGTCTTGGATGGAGCGGCGCGCGCACGCCCCGGTCGCGGCATGGTTCTGGGCTGATACGCGCCAGCAATTGCCGGGGCTGAGCCTTGCGCTCATGGCACTTCTTCTGGCGGTCTCGGCCAATATCGGCGTCTCCACGATGGTGTCGAGCTTCCGGCTTACCTTTACCGGATTTCTGGATCAACGTCTCGCGCCCGAGCTTTTCATACGGGTCGAGAGCGCAGCGCAAAGCGCGGCGCTCGACAGCTATTTCGCGGCGCAGCGGATCGAGGCCCTGCCGCTTATGTCGCGGCCCGCGCAGATCGAGGGGCAGCCCACGCGCCTTTACGGTGTCCGCGTCGGGCCCACCTATCGCGAGAACTGGGCCTTTCTGGACGAAAGCCCCGACGTGTGGGACCGCGTGGCGGCGGGCGAGGCGGTGGTGGTGAACGAACAGCTTGCCCGGCGCGGCGATCTTTGGGTGGGCGACACGGTGCAGGTCACGCCAGATCTGCGCCTGCCCATCGGCGCTGTGGTGGGTGATTATGGCAACCCGCAAGGGCAGGTGATCGTGTCTGACGCCGTGTTTTCCATGCTCCACCCCAAGGTTTATGCGGCCCAGTTCGGCATCCGCACGCAAGACGCAGACGCACTCCGTCGCGAGATCGAGGAAGAGCTTGGAATCCCCCAAAGTGCGTTCATCAATCAGGCCGCGATCAAAGCGATGTCGCTTGAGGTATTCGAGCGTACATTCACCGTCACAGCCGCGCTCAATGTGCTGACCTTGGGTGTGGCCGGGTTTGCCATCCTCATGAGCCTTCTCACGCTGGCCGATCTGCGCGTGCCACAGCTTGCCCCGGTCTGGGCGATGGGCCTCACGCGGCGAAAGCTGGGGCAGTTGGAACTCGTGCGCGCAATGGCGCTTACCGTGGTGGTTTTTGTTTGCGCGATCCCCGTGGGTCTGGCGCTGGCTTGGGTGCTTCTGAGCATCGTGAATGTGGAGGCGTTTGGCTGGCAATTGCCGATGTTCCTCTTCCCGTTCGATTATCTCTGGCTGGGTCTTTACGCGCTGATCGCTGCCGGGTTGGCCGCCGCGTGGCCCGCCTTGCGGCTCATGTGCACGCCGCCCTCCATGTTGCTGAAGGTGTTTGCAAATGAACGTTAG
- a CDS encoding ABC transporter ATP-binding protein produces MLLELESVEKSYTDSDGCVPVLQGVSFSLKAGQTLALTGESGSGKSTVLHIAAGLEFPDAGAVRVLGQDLAQMDEGARAMVRRNDIALVFQQFNLIPSLSVAGNISFQAALSGSADQSYIDGLTDALGLGDQMHKYPEALSGGQQQRVAIARALAAKPKLMLADEPTGNLDEGTAARVLDEMLRLVAQTDAALMLVTHSPSVAARMDRELHLIGGQLT; encoded by the coding sequence ATGTTGCTTGAGCTTGAATCTGTCGAAAAGTCCTACACTGACAGCGATGGGTGCGTGCCCGTTTTGCAGGGAGTGAGTTTCAGCCTCAAGGCGGGGCAAACCCTTGCATTGACCGGGGAATCGGGCAGTGGCAAGAGCACGGTCCTGCACATCGCGGCGGGGCTTGAGTTTCCGGATGCGGGGGCGGTGCGCGTTCTGGGCCAAGACCTTGCGCAGATGGATGAGGGCGCACGCGCAATGGTGCGCCGGAACGATATTGCGCTGGTGTTTCAGCAGTTCAACCTTATCCCCTCGCTGAGTGTGGCGGGCAATATTTCGTTTCAGGCCGCGCTCTCGGGATCTGCGGACCAATCCTATATAGATGGCCTGACGGACGCGCTTGGCCTGGGCGATCAGATGCATAAATATCCCGAAGCCCTCAGCGGTGGACAGCAGCAGCGCGTGGCCATCGCCCGCGCCCTTGCCGCCAAGCCCAAGCTGATGCTGGCCGATGAGCCGACGGGCAATCTCGATGAAGGCACCGCCGCCCGTGTGCTGGACGAGATGCTCAGGCTTGTTGCGCAAACCGATGCGGCGCTGATGCTGGTCACCCACTCGCCCAGCGTGGCGGCGCGGATGGACCGCGAGTTGCATCTCATTGGCGGGCAATTGACGTGA
- a CDS encoding putative 2-aminoethylphosphonate ABC transporter substrate-binding protein, with the protein MTTLKKALTSVAALALSTAAALAETELTVYTAIEAEDLARYAETFNATHPDIKVNWVRDSTGVITAKLLAERDNPQADVVWGLAATSLLLLKSEGMLEAYAPVGVENLDPKFVDKSDPPAWVGMDAWVASICFNTVEAEKLGITAPTSWQDLTDPQYKGHVIMPNPASSGTGFLDVSSWLQIFGEDEGWAYMDALHENIARYTHSGSAPCKLAASGETVVGVSFAFRGAKSKAAGAPIDIIVPSEGVGWDMEATAIIAGTDDLEAAQKLVDFTVTKEANEMYNVGYAVVAYPGVAKPVEFFPEGLLDAMIDNDFEFAANNRADILKEWQSRYDGKSDAQ; encoded by the coding sequence ATGACCACACTGAAAAAGGCCCTGACCAGCGTTGCCGCCTTGGCGCTGAGCACGGCCGCTGCTCTGGCCGAGACTGAACTGACCGTCTACACCGCGATTGAGGCCGAAGATCTGGCGCGCTACGCCGAAACGTTCAACGCCACCCATCCCGACATCAAAGTGAACTGGGTTCGCGATTCTACCGGCGTCATCACAGCCAAGCTGCTGGCCGAGCGTGACAATCCGCAGGCCGATGTGGTCTGGGGCCTTGCCGCCACATCGCTTCTCCTGCTGAAATCCGAAGGGATGCTTGAGGCCTATGCGCCGGTTGGTGTGGAAAACCTCGACCCGAAATTCGTCGACAAAAGCGACCCGCCCGCATGGGTCGGCATGGATGCGTGGGTCGCCTCGATCTGCTTCAACACGGTTGAGGCCGAAAAGCTGGGCATCACCGCACCGACATCGTGGCAGGACCTGACGGACCCGCAATACAAAGGCCATGTGATCATGCCCAATCCGGCCTCGTCTGGCACGGGCTTCCTGGACGTCTCAAGCTGGCTTCAGATCTTTGGCGAGGACGAGGGCTGGGCCTATATGGACGCGCTGCATGAAAATATCGCGCGCTACACCCATTCAGGCTCCGCACCGTGCAAACTTGCCGCCTCAGGTGAGACCGTCGTGGGCGTGTCATTCGCCTTCCGCGGTGCCAAGTCCAAGGCCGCAGGCGCGCCGATCGACATCATCGTGCCCTCTGAGGGCGTCGGCTGGGACATGGAGGCCACGGCCATCATCGCAGGCACCGATGATCTGGAAGCGGCACAAAAGCTGGTCGATTTCACCGTCACCAAGGAAGCCAACGAGATGTATAACGTGGGCTATGCGGTCGTCGCCTATCCCGGCGTGGCAAAGCCTGTGGAATTCTTCCCCGAAGGCCTGCTTGATGCGATGATCGACAATGATTTCGAGTTCGCGGCCAACAACCGCGCCGATATCCTCAAAGAGTGGCAGAGCCGCTATGACGGGAAATCTGACGCGCAATAA